The Poseidonibacter antarcticus genome contains the following window.
TTAAAATCTTCTTTTTGAAATTTTTCATAAAAACCTCTATAAACTTCTTGCACATCATTTGGAAGTTTTTTTACATCATTCATCATATGTTTAATATATTCACTATCATATTTCATTCCCTTAACTTTTCTAGCTAAGATAATTACAAAATGACTTGCGGTAGGAAGTGTTCCTTGAGCGCCCCATGAGAATACTTTTAATTTTTCTCTTAATTCTTCATTTTGAACAACAACAAATTTCCAAGGTTCAAATCCAAAAGAGCTTGGACTTAGTATTCCATAATTTAAAATTTCGTTAAAGTCATCATCACTTATTTTTTTATTTGAATCATACTCTTTTGTTGCATGTCTAAATTTCATTGCCTCTAAAAATTTATTTTCCATTTTATTATTCCTTTTTTATCTCTAAATAGTTTTTATGGTAAAATAATATATGTTTCATACTTAATTTATGCTTACAGTAGTTTATGTAAGTAATAGATTTAATATTCTCTTGCAGAATAATTTTTCATATTTTCAAACTACCCGTATAGGTACATAGAAATCTAGATTAAAAGTATCATTCTCTTCTAAATAATGATTTTGATGGTA
Protein-coding sequences here:
- a CDS encoding NAD(P)H-dependent oxidoreductase is translated as MENKFLEAMKFRHATKEYDSNKKISDDDFNEILNYGILSPSSFGFEPWKFVVVQNEELREKLKVFSWGAQGTLPTASHFVIILARKVKGMKYDSEYIKHMMNDVKKLPNDVQEVYRGFYEKFQKEDFNLLGNNRAVFDWSSKQTYIALANMMTGAAYMGIDSCPMEGFDLSLTEKFLEEELGIDTEEYGASVMVSFGYRKNAPKHEKIRQSVETVTSWFN